The region TCACTCTTTCTTACTTCTCTAGTCCCTTGACTGGCTGTTTCTTGTGTAAACCACTAGCTCagatcttccttaattttctagaaaagagAGTATCTTTACCCTGCAGATGAGACTCGCAATGCCCACTCTATTTCAACAGAGGGCAGTAGGGAACAGCTAATAGCTGACTTCCAAGCTCAGAGAAAAAGTCTATTTACGTGATCTCAAAGCTGGGGTCCTAAAATATAGCGCATCATGCTTCATGTGTTCATGAACGTGAGAGATctctgtggagggagggaggtccCTGGACAGTCAGCAACTCTTAGATGACTCCTCTTCTCGCGAACAACAGTTTAGCTCTGTGCAACTCACGGAAGGCTTCGTGGAGGAGTTTGGCCTTGAAGAATGACTATGAGTTGGCAAAATAGCTTCGTCCACAGACAGCAGCATGGGCAGAAACATGGCAACCCATGGCAAATCTAGGGGACAAGAAGGTAGGTATTAACCGAGCACAGGATTGGGGTGGGGACACCAGTGACAGATGCGCTCAGATGCTATGTGCCACCCTGACGGCTACAGATGCCACCACCAAGCTTTGAATATCACCCTGAAGACAATGGGAAGTCACTGAAGGATTTTGAGCAGGGAGGTAACTTGATCTGTTAGCCaatcatggttttgtttttaactgtttttaaccAGTATTGCCATTTTGGATTTTAGCCCATCAGGGGTATACAGAGATATCTCGTTGTATTTTGAATTTGCATCTCCCCTGGTAAGTAATGATGTTGcctattttttcatgtgcttatttggccatttggatatcctcTTCCGTGAACTGTCTGTTTAAATCCTTTGCTCACTTTTTAATTGTGTTGTCTGTCTTCTCACTGATGTGTAGGCATTCCCTATGGATTCTTTGTCGTGGCTGCTCATTTGTTAAatgatgtcttttgatgaacaaaaGCTTGGTAAGTCTTTTTGAAAACAACATAGAAGACGGATTGGAAGGAAGGAGGCTTGGTTAAGATTCCATTTCAGGAATTTAGGCAAGGACTAATGAGGACACGAAATAAACCTCTTCTACTGATAGTAATAAGAGCAGCAAGTACGTACACGGCACTTTCTATGTGCAGGCTTCGTACTAAGCACTTaaacttatttaatccttacatcaACCCTATGAGGTTGTGGTACTACGATTgtccctatttcacagatgagaaaaccgaggcatGCGGAGAataaatgacttgctcaaagtTTTATGGTGCTAATAAGTGGCAGGAGGGAAAGAAATTGAGAGCATTCAATTTTTGGTTGGATAGGAATGTAGGAGAGTAAGGGACCTAGGATAACTTGAAGGATTTGGACTCCGGTAACGGAGTAGATCATATGGAAATTGCAAGTTTGGAGGAAGAGGtgcattttttttgaaaaaaaattttttgaagaggAAATACATAATATGTAGCTGAATATATTTCTCTAGAATTCAGGAGAAAACTGCtgagtaaaaataaagatttgagagTCATCAGCACATAGGGAgcagggcagtggttctcaatgtcagcactattgacatttggggccagataagtCTTTGTTGTGGGGCCCACTATGTCTATCGGAGGACATTCAGCAGCATCTTTGGCCTCTACCCAGTTCAGCATTTGGTTTGTAACAACCaaagaaatgtctccagacattggcAAATGTCCCCAAGGGGCCAAAATCACTTCAGTTGAGAACTACCGGTGTAGAAGGAGCCATGGATATGGATATAATTAtctagaagaaataagaaatgtataggattagggtgtctggatggctcaggcagttaagtgtctgactcaggtcttaatctcagggttatgagttcaagccccacatcgggctccatgctgagcgtggagcctacttttaaagaaaacaaagtacagGATCatgtttttcaattaaaaaaaaaatttttttaagtaatctctacacttaaggtggggcttgaactcataatcccaaggtcccactgcctctctcaattatTTAAAGTCCAATCTCCACCCTTTTACACATAAACAtaacatttttccatcttttaaaaattttgtcctAAACTTCAAAATTGGTTtgtcaaatttataaatatgaacgTGTATTATAATACTGAATAAGCTTTTCAAATTACACCCCCACCCCGCTCTTCCCTTCCTATTATGATACACACCCTGGGGAAGCATTTGTTGAGGGCAGAGAGCTGAACAAACACCGATATTTAATGGGTGGGGAGAGATAGACGAGCAGTAACAAGAGTCGTCAGAGGGGCAGCCGGAGGGGAACCCTAAGTCGTGATGAAAGAGGTGATGAACAACATCAAGGTATCGTGGCCCTGAAAAATGCAACAATACATCACAAAGGACTATATCCTGTTCCTGGGGTTCATAAGTCACTTCTCAGACAAGTGGGTGGATTCTGAATACTCCCTGTGCTTAGAGTGGAAGGAGACTTTCCTGTGACAGGACCCAAGGCGACATCTAGGGCAACTCAGCCGGAGGAACCTTTGAGCTTCAGAAAGAAAAGGGGTTTCCCCTGCAAGGGACGAGGGAAGGAAGGCGGCCTTCCTGCAGCCGGAGCCAGGGGAGATGACCTCCAGTCCTCATCTCGAGGAAAAGGCTGGAAAACAAGGTCTGGGCTAACCTGAGGTTCCCACCTATTCTGGAACGAGATGGTTGTTGGGTGGCATGCTTTAGAAACTGTACTCTGCCATtcttattttactcatttctatttctctctctctctctctttttaaaaagattttatttatttatttatttgacagagagagagagaaaaagagagcacaagtagggagaagggcaaagggagaaggagaagcaggctccttggcgagcagggagccccacgtggggcttgatcccaggaccctgggatcatgacctgagatgaaggcagatgcttggcccactgagccacccaggcatccccccactcatttctatttcttaaaaaattgtctttttaaaccTTCTAGACAATTGTGAGTTGGCCAAGAGAAAGATTTAGATGTCTTGATGTCTTGATCTCTAGGGTAGCCTCTGGAGCTGTTAAAGCTATTGGTAGCTGGCTGGctctctaagatttttttaaagatatattttttatttatttttaattttttttaaattttatttatttatgatagtcacacacacagagagaggcagagacacaggcagagggagaagcaggctccatgcaccgggagcccgatgtgggattcgatcccgggtctccaggatcgcgctctgggccaaagacaggcgctaaaccgctgcgccacccagggatcccaagataaattttttaaagattttatttatttattcatgagagacagagagaggcagggacccaggcagagggagaagcaggctccatgcagggagcccaactcgatcccaggactccggggtcacaccctgggcccaaggcaggctccaaactgctgagccacccagggatccctggctctctaagatttttagggatccctgggtggtgcagtggtttggcgcctgcctttggcccagggcgcgatcctggagacccgggatcgaatcccacgtcgggctcccggcatggagcctgcttctccctctgcctgtgtctctgcctctctctctctctctctctgcgactatcataaaaaaaaaaaaaaaaaaaaaaaaaaaattaaaaaaaaaataagatttttaaaaagaaaggtctgttggtattttaatgactttctctttggttttcagGTGTTTGGACTGGATGTGTTCAGGTGGTGTGTGTGGGTGCTTAGTCTGCCTGTGGTTCTCTCAACTTCTTGGATCTCTGGTTTGATCCATTATCTCTTCCAATGTTTCctctgcccattctctctctctcttctttggaaTTTCAATTACACACGTATTAGagcattttatatttcacatttcttagatgttttgttctattttctttttctcactttcttttccctttgaattTCAGTTTGGTTAATGCCTATGTACACATCCTCAAGACACTGATTCTCTCTCAGCTGTTTGGGGTCTACTGAGGAGCCTGTAGATCCTTCCTCTCTCTTGCCACGTTCACAATTTTCTTACATTTCCATTTCACTCTTCTGAGAGTTTCTATCTCTCTGCTGAAATTCCTTATCTGTTCATGCAAGTTGCTCATGTTTTCCACCAGAGCCTTTAACATATTAcctatagttattttaaattctttgtttgATAGTACGACATCTGGATCATCTCTGAGAgaatttctcttgctttcattgTCTTTTGACAGGGCTGTCTTTATCTTGCTTTTTTGTATAGTTtcgtaattttttttaaaaaagcttttatttatttaagaaatctctacacccaatgtgaggctcgaacttacaaccccttAGATCAAGGGTTGTATGCTCtggtgactgagccagccaggtacccctacagttccataatttttttaaaaagattttatttatttattcatgagagacacagaaagagagagagagacacaggcagagggagaagcaggctccccgtggggagcctgatgtaggacttgatcccaggaccccaggatcacaacctgagccaaaggcagatgctcaaccactgagccacccaggtgcccctttaaaaaaattttttttgagattttatttattcatgagacacacacccTGTTCTTTTCTAGAGCACCAAGTAAAGGTCCACAGAGAAGACCGTTCAAATGGGTGTGAACTCCGCTTGCAGCAGCAGCTCTCAGTTCTTGACCATGCCTGGCTTTTAGcaatttgtttaagattttagttGAATTTTTCTACCCATTCTTCTGGCAGCCCCATCTTCCTCCCATGCTCTGTTTATAGTGGGGGCCAGCACTCATGCCCTAGTGCTCCTCGAAAGTACCTCCTTCTTTAGATTTCAGCACTGGACCTCAGTACTCTGATATTATCACctggctttttgtgtgtgtgtgtgtgtgtgtgtgtgtgtgtgtgtgtgtgtgtgtggttttcatTAAGGTAATTTAATGCAGTTGGTTTTCCAAGCTGTTCTTAAACAGTGTGGAACCACTGAAGCAAAATCACCAAGTCCAAAAATGACTGTCCAAGTAAAAAATGACCAGGATGGCCAGGCATGATGAATTTAGGCACAGGAATTAGGGAGAAAATGTTTCTCACATGACTTGATCATCTAAAAACCTACAAGTGGCGAGCTCGCTGAGTCGGCGCCATGAGCAAGGCTCACCCTCCCGAGTTGAAAAGATTTATGGACAAGAAATTATCATTGAAATTAAATGGTGGCAGACATGTCCAAGGAATATTGCGAGGGTTCGATCCGTTCATGAATCTTGTGATAGATGAATGTGTGGAGATGGCAACTAGCAGGCAACAGAACAATATTGGAATGGTGGTAATACGAGGAAATAGCATCATCATGTTAGAAGCCTTGGAACGAGTATAAACAATGGATGTGTTcatcagaagaagaaaactgcTTCCACATGTCCCCTGTCCATAGTACCTGTTTTACTAcaatataaaaatccaaaaaaaaaaaaaatcaggtcaccTGCATTTTCATATTGaacttttttgttaaataaacttttataatagtcaaaaaaaaaacctacaagtgaaatgttttttaaaaattgaaatataaaaaaaatttgaaatatatatatgtgtttttaaaaaatatgtgtgacATACATGTACAAAGTGAAGATACACAACATGTTAATTCATAcatttatatactttaatatgATTGCCATTGTAGTCATGACTATCACCTCTATCACGGTAATTATCTTTTCTTCAGTAGTTGGAATAATTAAGTCTCTTTTTAAGTTTGATGATTATAAtacaatgcttttttttctttttagattttatttatttattcatgagggacacagagagaggcagagacacaggcagagggagaagcaggctccctgcggggatcccaatgtgggacttgatcccagaaccccgggatcacgacctgaacggaaggcagatgctcaaccactgagccacccaggtgcctctataatatttctatttctatttactATACGGTGCATTAGATctctaggacttttttttctattcattgtaAGTTTATATCCTTAAATAAAATCTGTCCCAACCCCTGTCTCCTGATAACCaccattttactgtttttatatgtttggctttttaaaattccacatataaatgacaTTATATACTACttgtcttcctctgtttctctctctcagcataatgtgctcaaggtccatccatgttgtcacaaatggcaggatgtcctcctttctcatgattaaaattattggattgtgtgtgtgtgtagcacatCTGTATCAACTCATCCACTgacaggcacttaggttgtttccgtgTCTTGGCTatcgtgaataatgctgcagtaaacatggagGTGCGTATCTCCTCAAacctcttttttcatttcctttgggtatttagccagaaatggaattgctcaatcatatggtagctctatttttttattttttgaggaacttccgtATTGTTTTCCATGGTGcttgaaccaatttacattcccaccaacagtgtgttaagtgttcccttttcttcacagtacttgtctcttgttttcttgatgaaagttattctaacaggtatgatgtgatatctcattgtggttttgatttgtatttccctgatgatgagagatGGCAAGCATGTTTTCAGGTCCTTGTTGGCCctttggatatcttctttggaaaaatgtctatttagttctcttgcccattttcaaatcaggttgtttggttcttttgttttgtttttgccatagAGTTGTatgacttatttatgtattttgggtattaaccccttatctgaTACCCGGTTTgcaaaatttttttcccattctgtgagttgtcttttattttgttcattgtttcttctgctgtgcaaaagtttttatgTTTGATATAGTCCCCCatctgttgatttttgcttttgttgtttgggCCTTTGGTGTCATACCCAAAAATCACTACCAAGACCAATGTCGAGGagcttttaagttttcttctaggagtttgatAGTATCAGTATCAGTTTTATAGTATCAGGTGTTTAAACCTTTGATCCATTATGAGTTAATTTTGGGGGGTGGTGCAagataggggtccaatttcatcACTCTGCCTCtgtttatccagttttcccagcaccatttgttgaagacactatcctttctccattgggTGCTTTGATCATCTTGTCAAATATTATTTGATCATACAAACAAGGGTTTAATTCTGGACTCTCTTggcctatgtgtctatttttgtgccagtaacatactGTTTTTATAACTGTAGCTTTGCAGTATAGTTTGAAATGAGGAAGTGTGAtactttcagttttgttctttttcctcaagATTGCTTGGGCTGTTTGGAGACTTCATGGTTCTATTtaaactttagaattttttttttttattcctgtgaagaatgtcattggtattttgatgggtACGTCgctgaatctgtagatggctttgggtagtatggacttttttttttttttttttttttaagattttatttatttgggtgggtggtggctcagcagtttagcgccgccttcagcccagagcgtgatcttggagacccgagatcgagtcccatgtcaggttccctgcatggagtctgcttctcctgcctgtgtctctgcctctctctctctctctctcatgaataaataaataaaatctttttgtaaaaagattgacagagagagagagagagagagagagagagagagagagagagagagagcgtgcacaagcaggaggagcagcaggcagagaagagggagaagcaggctctccaaggaacaggaagcctgatgtggggctcaatcccaggaccctgggacagtgacccaagccaaaggcagatgcttaactgactgagccacccaggcaccactcatatggactttttaacaatattaattctcctgatccatgaatatgaaatgtctttccatgtttatgtcttatttatttctttcaagaaAATCTTATAGTTTTAGTTGAACTatctttcacttcctttgttaaatttatttctaagtattttgttgtttttgatgcTAATACGAATAGGatatttttacaatttctttttcagatgtctcatcattggtgtatagaaatgcaactaatttctacatgttgattttgtattctgcaactttactgaaataATTGATTAGTTCAAATAATTTTATGGTTGAGTCCTTGGCATTTTCTATATGCAaaacatcatctgcaaatagcaacagctttaattcttccttcctggtgccttttatttctttgtccatgctgtagctaggacttccagcactataTCAAATAGGAGTGGAAAGAGTAGgcatttttgtcttgcttttcatCTTAGagaaagcttttaatttttcttcattgagtagaatgttagctatgggtttgtcatatatggtctttattatgttgaggtatgtttcctctatattcaattttatcatatttcctctatattcaattttttatcatgaaagaatgttattttgtgaaatgctttatttttttgcatctatgaggtgatcatgtgatttttatcttgcattttattaatgcaatttattatattgatttatatgtgttggaccatccttgcatcccagggataaattccacttggtcatgatgtttaattctttttatgtgttCTTAAATCTGgtatgctaatattttgttgagagtttttgtatttatgttcatcagggatattggtctatagttttcttgtggTATTCTTCTCTGGCTTGGGtatagggtaatgctggccttgtagaatgggATTAGAAGTGTCTCCTCCTCTTCAACTTTTTGAAAGAGTTTGGgaagaattggtgttaatttttctttgaatgtttagtAGAAATCTCCAGTGAAATTGCCTGGCCCTTGGGTTTTCTGTGTTGGGaagtttttaattactgattcattttcttcacttgtTATTGATATGTTCAGATTtactagttctttctttttttttaagattttatttatttattcatgagagacacacacagagagagaaacagagacacaggcagagggagaagcaggctccatgcagggagcctgatgtggaacttgatcccgggtctccaggatcatgccctgggctgaaggtggcactaaaccgctgagccacccgggctgcccttactagttatttctaatttttagtcttggtaggttgtatatttctagaaatatatcaatttcttctaagttatctaatttgtcggcatataattgttcataacaGCCTCTTATGGTCTTTGTGTATCTGcagtatcagttgtaatgtctcttttttatttctaattttatttgagtcttctctctcttttttcttagtctaaataaaggtttgttaattttgttcatcttttttaaaaaccagctcttagtttcattgatcctttccattttatttttttagtctctatttcatttatatccactctgatctttattatttccttccttctgctaactttggccttaatttgtactttttataGTTCCCATTCAGGTGTAAAgtgagttatttatttgagacctttctcattttttaacatatgcatttattgctatgaactttcCTCTCAAAACTGCTTTTGCCACATTTCATACGTTTTGATATGGTGTATTTACATTTTCACTTGTTTCAggataactttttatttcttttttgacttcttctttgacccattggttgtttagaagtatgttgtttaGTTTCTAAGTATTTAtaacttccctttttttttcagttgttgattctagtttcattccattgtggtcagaaaagatagtTGATATGATTTCCGTCctcttaaatttgctaagattGTTTTGTGTCCTATCATATGATCTGtgctggagaatgtttcatgtgcactggAGAAGGATGTGTATTCTACTACTGAATGGAAAATTCTGTATATACTTGTTAAGTTTATTTGTTCTAGAGTATTGTTCAATTCCAAGTTTtaattgttgattttctgtctggatgacctATCCATTGCCAACAGGGGGATATTGaggtcccctactattattgtattactgtctaTTTCTCTCTTAGTTCTATCAGtattcacttaatatattttggggCTCTGATGTTGAGTGCATGTATATTTATGATAATTATATATTCTTGTATTGACCCTTTCATCCTTGTATAATGtacttttttgtctcttgttccTGTTTTCGGCTTGAAGTCTATCTTGTCTGCTATAAGAATGGCTATTCTCACTTTCTTTAGGTTTCCACTTGTATAGaatatcctctcccatttcttcattttgagCCTGTATGTGTCTTTAGAGCTGAAATGAGcctcctgtaggcagcatatagctgggtcttcttttttaagattttatttttttaagtaatctctacacccaccatggggctcaagctcacaaccccaagatcaaaagtaacatgctctactgactgagccagccaggtatcccaggtcttgtttttaaaaatctatctagCCACTCTGTACCTTTTGATTGGTGAATTCAATCTATTTGTATTTAGAATAATTACTTACATGTAAAGACTAACTATTGGCATCTGTCCTGGCTGTTTTGTATCCCCCTCGTTGATTCTTCTTATTGCTGTGTAGAAATGGTGTGTTTTAGAAATCTtcaaccaggggcacctgggtggctcagtcagttgggcatctgactcttgattttggctcaggtcatgatcttagggtcatgagattgagccccatgctgggctctgtgcttgacacagtctgcttgagattctctctctccctctccttttgcccctcccccatccctctatacttatctttctctctaaaatataaataaataaataaataaataaataaataaataaataaatattagaagtcctcatgcagggcagcccgggtggctcagcagtttagcgccgcctgcagcccagggcgcgatcctggagacctgggatcgagtcccacattgggctccttgcatggagcctgcttctccctctgcctgtgtctctgcctctctctctctgtgtctctcatgaataaataaataaataaaatcttaaaaaaaaaaaagaagtcctcaTGCAAAGTGTCTAAGAGTTAGTTATTCCCCAATCACGACTGGGGGGTTATGCAAGCAGGAGCCATGCTATGGTAGTAGGCTTTCCTATATGTTCTTCTCATCACTATATGTTCAGTTTGTAATCTCTCCTGTGCTAAGCTCTCACCACTGCATGATCTTGGTATTTCTTTTGCCCGAGGCTATGTTGcttttaatataaacataatgtcaaatttataaaacaacaCTCTCACCATAAATGGTCTAACCCTGCCTTAGCTACCATGTTCTTCAGTGTTTTCTCACATTTATGTTATTATTGCTTGATACTTAGACCTACTTTGCAGCTAATCTGTAGATGTGTCCAAAGTCGAAACCGTTTTGATGGAGTACTTTGGCTCTACAATCAGTAATCATTTTTTCTAACACTCCTACTTTCCCTTAGTTTTTTATTCAGTCATAAACTCAAAGTTCTTTTGTATTCTGCTAATACAGGTGAAGGATAGGATtatttgtgctatttttataTCTGTCTCCTGCATGCATCATCTCTTTCCCCATTATACTGAAAATTCCTCAGGTCAGAGACTTGTCtcttcttatttcttcctcttatCCTCCGACCCCCACTCCACCTCTTTTATGAGCATAGGGTCAGCACAGGGTTAGAGTACTGGGTATTGACTGAGTCACTCAGTTTCTAGTTAACCCCTTCCCCTTGGGCAACTTATCCCTTGCTCAGCATTCAGTGTTATTGCTAGCCTCAGTATCATTTCCTCCAGTGGTTCAGAAGACTGGCTTCACTTCCTCAATTCTGCCAAGGCACAAGTTCACGCTAGGCTGCACACCTGTTCTGCACCTTTGCAGGAGCAAAGTCTTCTTCTGGGGCTTCTACTGAGGCTGGGGGCCACAGGAAAGTACAGATGTGGGGTACCTGgacagctcagttggttgggcatctgcctttggctcaggtcatgatcttgggatcttgggatcaagccccatgtcaggctccctactcaccagggagcctgcttctccctccaccgctccccttctgtgatctctctcaaataaataaataaaaatctttaaaaaaaaaaaaaaaggaaattacagaTGCTGAGCAGGGGACTAGCACTATCTTATTCAAAATGACTTCTCCCAGTTTCTAGACTGATAAACCAGAGCTGACCAGAGGTACTTTTCCTTAAGTGTCCTCAATGAAAAACAACATACCTTTTATATTTGCAACTTCCTTCAACCTCTATGGTCTGAGGAGATCTTCATTTACATTCCTGTCCTCTTAGGATTTGTCCTTTCCTAGCAATCCTCCAACCAACCCACCAAAAGAATGAATTGTGGGACCTTGGTGTTGATAGATTTGTTCCAAACTGAGTCTAAACCCATCACACTTCCATCTGTTTCTGAGTCTGCATCCTCCAGTACTTCTACTCTAGAGACCTCATTAAGGAGCTTCTCTGGCTCCAGACTTTTCTGCTTTCTGTCCCGGTGATGGCATACGTTTTCTCTCCTGGCACAGCCCCTGTTTAGCTCTTAAAGCAAGCTATATCTTAGTTCCCAACCTTCTGTTTGTTGCCCCAGAAGACAGCGTGCTTGGGTGTGATCTAGGATCGTAACTCTCTCTTATTCCCAACAGGTAATGGAAAGTTGGTCACCCTCAGGCAGGGCATCAACATTAGAGAAAGTTGAGTCTGGAGCCAGTACTGGGTAAAATTGGAAATGAGTGTAAGGGAGCAAAGTTTGCATCCTAAAATGTGCCTCTTTGGCATATGGATTATTGTAAGCAATtacttttaagaaacagaagg is a window of Vulpes lagopus strain Blue_001 chromosome 11, ASM1834538v1, whole genome shotgun sequence DNA encoding:
- the LOC121501406 gene encoding small nuclear ribonucleoprotein G-like, which codes for MSKAHPPELKRFMDKKLSLKLNGGRHVQGILRGFDPFMNLVIDECVEMATSRQQNNIGMVVIRGNSIIMLEALERV